From Aedes albopictus strain Foshan chromosome 1, AalbF5, whole genome shotgun sequence, one genomic window encodes:
- the LOC109413249 gene encoding uncharacterized protein LOC109413249, giving the protein MALLHKKSSEIPEDAVRLNEKDALIYFMKLVDGWPDKWEIWPLAFTPGILGASTVMSSIYINTHYRGKLKLGTYGRLSSYIPAVILPALMTTFFHKFYVVPEVVLNTRQCPVCVQTKAGLLQAGFSTAYPMLLAPMSAFMFATRHFTYRLPSITEHPREVAKLYKKLSSPIMMPVIALLAFNMMTSMFLTGKEIQTVYDINLKLQEKEQVEELEE; this is encoded by the exons ATGGCATTATTACATAAAAAATCTAGTGAAATACCGGAGGATGCCGTGAGATTAAACGAAAAGGATGCCTTGATCTACTTCATGAAACTGGTTGACGGTTGGCCGGATAAGTGGGAAAT ATGGCCCTTGGCGTTCACCCCTGGAATTCTGGGAGCATCGACGGTCATGTCCAGCATCTACATCAATACTCACTACCGAGGGAAGCTCAAGCTGGGCACCTACGGGCGCCTGTCCAGTTACATCCCGGCAGTGATACTGCCGGCCCTAATGAccacattttttcacaaattctacgTGGTACCGGAAGTGGTGCTCAACACACGCCAGTGTCCGGTTTGTGTTCAAACCAAGGCTGGACTGCTGCAGGCAGGGTTCAGCACCGCTTACCCGATGCTGCTAGCCCCGATGTCTGCCTTCATG TTCGCCACGCGACATTTCACCTACCGGTTGCCATCGATTACCGAACACCCGCGGGAAGTCGCCAAACTGTACAAGAAACTGTCCAGTCCGATTATGATGCCGGTGATTGCCCTGCTGGCTTTCAACATGATGACGTCGATGTTCCTTACGGGCAAAGAGATTCAGACTGTGTACGACATTAACCTGAAACTGCAGGAAAAGGAGCAGGTGGAAGAGTTGGAGGAATGA